CGAGAAACTCCCGATCGCCGCGTGCAGTTGTAAGTTGTCAGATAAGCGAGCGCAAAGTGTAGGATGACATACCACCGCAGCGCCGATGCGAACGAAAGCGGAAACGCAAACAGCAACTTGCCGGGATAGAACACGCTGGCCGACGGTTCGGCCAACAGCGGCATGCCGACGCCGTCGTACGGATTCCAAAGGGGAAGCTGACCTTCGCCCCAGACCGATTGGATGTAGGCAAACAGGGGATAGTAGAAATGAGCGGCGTCGCGAAAGAGAAAGCTTTCGTCGCCGATGACCGCCGGGCCAAAAAACAGCATCAGCAAGGCCGCCAGCGGCAACAGCGGCAACAGGGCAAGACGGAAGCGGCGAGCGCGACTGGACATGCCGCTAGTTTAGCATGCAGAGTTAGACGACAAGTAGTCGGGCGTACTCTTCCCGCAATTGATTGCGCAGCAGATCCACGCGTGCGGAAATGACCACGCTTCCGGTCGTCGATTTTGACTGCGCTCCGCCTTGAAAGTCGGAGGTGCGAACTCCTGGCGTTGCGAACGGTCGATCGACGTCAATCCAACCGGCGAAATTTCGCTCGGCGGCGACAGACGACTCGAATCGTTGCTCTCCAGCGATACGGGGTTTCATGCGGTAGCGCGTCTCCAGTGGGACGAAATAACTTCTTCGACAAATTGATCGCCAAACAGGTTTTGCTTCACCTGGCTGATCAGGTTTTCGACCGCTTCACGTGCCGTCTCTTCGGTTGCTTTGGCGTTGCCGATGATCTGTTGCAACGTGCGGCGATTCTCTTTCGCTCCGCCGCCGCTGGTGACGGCAAGCTGAAATTCGTAGGGACCGCAGCGAACCCGATCCCCGTCGGCAAGCTTGCCGTCGGTGAACGGTTCTCCATTGACGGTTAACTCGGGCCCTTCGCCAAACCAACGCAGCGTCAATTGTGAGCCGCGATGGTAGATGTAGGCGTACGAGTCGGGAAATTGCGGGTCTCCCAGCACCAAGTCGCAATCGTTGCCGGAGCCGATCAAAAACAGAGGCGGGGTGATAGGGCGACTCGGCTTCTCAGCGCGGCCTCGACGAATCAATAGCTCCGCCTGGAGGCGCGCAGGGCGACGATGGGCGCCTTGCAACGCGTGGGCGGCGTGAAGTTCGTATTTCGCAGTCATAATGCGTCCGATCATCTCAACGTGTTAGC
The nucleotide sequence above comes from Blastopirellula sp. J2-11. Encoded proteins:
- a CDS encoding FHA domain-containing protein — translated: MTAKYELHAAHALQGAHRRPARLQAELLIRRGRAEKPSRPITPPLFLIGSGNDCDLVLGDPQFPDSYAYIYHRGSQLTLRWFGEGPELTVNGEPFTDGKLADGDRVRCGPYEFQLAVTSGGGAKENRRTLQQIIGNAKATEETAREAVENLISQVKQNLFGDQFVEEVISSHWRRATA